The following are encoded in a window of Corythoichthys intestinalis isolate RoL2023-P3 chromosome 8, ASM3026506v1, whole genome shotgun sequence genomic DNA:
- the LOC130920957 gene encoding uncharacterized protein LOC130920957 isoform X1, whose amino-acid sequence MPTSPVKTRIPLTSFGHLITEVKRQLFGIEAPASVELTGLKKYFNSYTMQGRRNMDNATTKERSATRAHAAFEQVCLGYLRHPPGNSDSLFHAPAE is encoded by the exons ATGCCGACGTCTCCTGTTAAAACGCGTATTCCGCTCACTAGTTTCGGCCACCTGATAACAGAGGTGAAG agACAACTATTTGGTATCGAGGCGCCAGCGTCGGTGGAGCTGACCGGTTTGAAAAAGTACTTCAACAGCTACACAATGCAGGGACGCCGAAAT atggATAATGCAACTACAAAAGAGAGGAGtgccactcgtgctcatgctgcattcgagcaag TGTGTCTTGGCTACTTACGGCATCCTCCTGGCAACAGCGACAGCCTATTTCATGCACCGGCAGAATAA
- the LOC130920957 gene encoding ATP synthase membrane subunit K, mitochondrial-like isoform X2: MPTSPVKTRIPLTSFGHLITEVKRQLFGIEAPASVELTGLKKYFNSYTMQGRRNCVLATYGILLATATAYFMHRQNKKEAPKNCEA, encoded by the exons ATGCCGACGTCTCCTGTTAAAACGCGTATTCCGCTCACTAGTTTCGGCCACCTGATAACAGAGGTGAAG agACAACTATTTGGTATCGAGGCGCCAGCGTCGGTGGAGCTGACCGGTTTGAAAAAGTACTTCAACAGCTACACAATGCAGGGACGCCGAAAT TGTGTCTTGGCTACTTACGGCATCCTCCTGGCAACAGCGACAGCCTATTTCATGCACCGGCAGAATAAAAAAGAAGCTCCGAAGAACTGCGAAgcctga